The window TCGCTTTCTTGAGTATAGTGCTCGTGCAAGCGACTAATAGATGTTAGCAAACAGTTGTCCCGAGCAGGAGCGGAAGCACATTACCAAGCGCTGTCGTTGGCCGCCACTTAATGTCAGTCCATTGCTTCCGACTAAAAACTCATCACCATCATGGAGGTGTTCGAAATCCTTTTCCAATGCGCATGCCCGAATAATAGTTCTGTACCACTCTTCATCCAGTGCTTCGTCCATTGGTCCGAGAATATTGTTCTTGATGGTGCCATGGACCAACCACGTAGATTGCGAGCAGAAGGCAACTCCAGCTTTCGGAAGCTGTACCTTGCCGGTTGCCTGTAGTTCGCCCAACAGCGCAAGAAGTAGCATGGTCTTCCCTGACCCTACTTTTCCAGTTACAATGGTCAAGGTTGACGGCCTGATGGTAAAGGTCAAATCCTTTAGGATGGGCATACACCCTTGGCGCAGAAGAAACGAGGCCTTCTCAACTTTGAAGGTATCGCACTGTTGATTCAGGATTGGCACAAGTTCAAGGTTGGCAGCAAGTATCGGATCTTTATCGTTGGACGATTCATGCTGATCATGTTGGCAAGCCAGCGAAGTTGATAAGGCGGTCTGTCCCTGTTGGAGAAAGGCCTCAATCCTGTCGAACGAGCCGAACGAGCTTACGAAGGAGGGAACAGAGGCAAGAAGGTGCGCCAGAGGTTCTGCGATGAGAGAAATGATGGATAGAGAGGTGAATGCAGCGGAAATCGAAAGCGACTGCTGTGAGCTCTTGCCAGCCAACGCAATGGCGACGCCGAACGAGATGAGTGGCGCGAGTGCGGATGGCGCGTTCCCTGGAACAGGATAAGCGACAGACAACAGCATTGCTGCGCAGACGAGCGGGTGAATTGCGTACCAAGAACATTCAGGTAGGCTATGAAGATTCGAAACCGTTTAGAGCACTGAAGCTCTGCGACACGCAAAGATTGTATTGTGGTGGTCCAAAAAGGAACCATGCCTAACATTTTGACCTCCCTCATGAAGCCCATGACGTTCGAGGTCGCGGAAATCCGTCGTTGGATGGCCTCGTTCCAGACCTTCATAGCAGGGCCCATGTACTTGGAGAGTTTGGTCATGGCGGCGGTGCATGCTTTTTCGACAATTCAGCATCGATGCAGCGCTTCTGCGAACGGATTGGGACGAGTATACTTACTGATTACTGCCACTGCAGGTCCGACGCATCCCGGGCCAAGTTCTCGACTCAAGAGCCATATAGCCAGCCCAATTTCAATCGGATTCGCCCATATCTCATGAACGCTCTCGAAAGCCTTCGAAATGGACATGACATCTGGACCGACGTGCGTTAGGGCTGCCACGTTTTGGGTGTCGGACGATACGACGCTGAGGTTAAGGGTTTGAAGAAAGATGAGCGAAACTAATGCGCCTCGGATCATGGTAAGGGTACGAAATAATTGATGCTGGTAAAAGCCATGCGAGATCTGTGCTCGGGGCGTAGGCCATTAGTGATCTGCGTTCACAGCTtagagggcgaggaggtaGCAGATGAGCACGTACTGCCTTGCCAAGAAAAACGAAGGCAGTTGCAGCAACAAGAGCGTAGGCAGCTTCCTTTCTGAAGCGGTCGTGGACGTGTACACCATCAACATGGCTGACGACACTTTTGATGAGAAATGGCTGAGCAAATTTAAAGCCGATCAAGCAGAGTCGAGGCAGAGCAGTCGTCGCCAAAGGCCTTCTGATCGAATCGCATGTGGCGAGTAGGAGGCGATATCGATGGAACCTGCGCGACATTTCCCACCTCTGGCGAGCACCGAGCAATTTGTCGAGGAGCCCCTTTGACTTGAGAGCATCGTCAATATCGTAGATGGAGTCCGTAGACAGCGTTGCGCGGAAGCCGCGTAAAAGCAGGCTGTTCAGCCACCAAAAGAACCCCTTGCTGATGATGCTACTCGTCGTCTCGGGGCTGAGCGCCTTCCAGGGGGGGAGCAAAATGTAGCGCTTctcggcaagctcgaggaagaagaggagAAGTTTgcaggccaaggcggagGTGAAGACGGGAGCGACGCTCGATTCGGCGAGAAGCCAGAGGGTACGACATTGCGTGGCATCGAAAGCGATGGAAAGTACGAGGTAGGCAAGGATGATGCTCGAGGGGCGGATGGAGCGGCGATGTTCCAGGTAGCTTAGGACGGCCAGGGCCAGAccatcgacgaggacaagcGAGGCGGCAATGATGGAGGTGCTCGTGGTGCGTCCTCCATGGCTAGGCCAAAGGACCAACAGGGTAAGCTGCAGTGCTATCAGACAGGTATATGCCACCTGGACGATTGTtagccgtcgtcgggtcgATTGAAAGGATTCGAATTGGCTGCCGCCGGAGTAACTACCGGCTTGAAGGCATCAGTGCGGTGGCGGAGAACCTTGCGTCTGCTGCGTGACAAATGGACGACTCTCGGAATGAGGGCCAGCAAGAGCAGGACGCATGGCACGATGGTCAGTATCGACTGCTCAAAGAAGAGAGTGAAGTCGAAGCGAGGTGGATGGCAAGCACTCGCACTGGGTCCGAAGGAGGCGTCACAGCCAAGGGCGTCGTTGTCGGTCGAGTTCCTCATGTCGTCCATCCCGAAAGGCCGTTTGGCGGACACAAGCAAGGGAAGGCGACGATGGCAGATGAGGATGACTTGTTGCTACATGCTGTTCGTCCAAGTAGGTATTAGTTTTGTGTCTGGTATTGTGTACACGGGGATATGGGAAGGAAGGATGGCGCGATGAAACTGCCTGCCTGATTTCGACATATCCGCTGGTTAGTCTGGGGCTCACCGCATTACCTATTCGAATACGGAAGGTCACAGCCGAAAACATGGTATAGACGTTCATgacgagccgacgacgcgtgAATGCCCCAGCACTTGCACTCGCTAGAAAATGGACCTGTAGctgtggccgtggccgtggccatTGTGCTTTCGATACGTGCAATCGCTGCCGACGTTATGGGCTACTTCGATCACGCGGCTTTGGAAGCCGGGTTTGGTGCATGATGCATACGGACAAGTTAATTAATAACTGTACTTTGTTCATATAGGACGGTATGACCATTACCTTGATTATAATCTTCACATGAGAAAATCCTCTTCGCGAGTTTGAAGTCCGGTACCTGCTACTAGCTAGAAAACATGAAACCAGGGCTAGAATCTTATGAGCCGACTCCCTGAATAACAGCTCGGTGATGCCTGGCCGACGTTGAGCGCACTTGCGCAAGCGCGGATGTTGTCCAGTCAGGTCTCATCTGCCAGAAATCCATGCTCCAACAGCACCTTCCCCTGGCTGGATCGGCTCCTATTCAGAAGGCCAGGCTCACGACCAACGGATAGACACCTTGACTGCATGCGACACTTTTGCGCCCGTTGGCGAGTTGCAGCCCACTGAAGAATACAGATATATGGCTTGCTATGGCTTACTATCTGGAAGATGGTGCAGCCTCCCTCCGCCAGTGCTTGACAGTCAGCTGAGTGAGGCGGCTGTAAAACCAACGGGCGCAGTAGGTTCAGTACTATGATGCAACAGGCGGCAAGGGATCCTCTAGATGGGTCACACACGCGCCTTCGACCATCGCCAGATTGGTCGGGAAACAGTTTGAGCGTTCCTGCTCCTGACTGAGCGCCAAGTATCCAAGGTTGTGGACATTCCACATGTTGTCGGAAGCCTGCCATCCACTGCAAGCTGTTGGGGACTCATCGGACAATGTCCGTACGGTGGCCAGGCATCTGCTATTAATACGACGTAGCCGTATGATAAAGGTATTTCGCATACATTTGAACCTGTCCAGCGTGACAAATGTTTGTGCTGTGCTATGACCTCCATCCATAGCCAGGTCTCTGGAGGAGAGACAAGGATACAAATAGAAATACTGCCTCCACTCGACGAAGTCCACAGCACAAGATGCGTTGGCATTTCAAGGACCGCCAGAAGAAGTGGAAGCTTGTTGTAAAACTGTCCTGTGCAGCGCGCTGGGTGCGTAGGAGACGGACACCTGAACGGCAAAACTAGTAGCAGGAATTCGACTTGGTACGTGGCCCACCAAGTGGAAGATGCTGTCAGGACGGCGGTGGAGTCCAGTGCGAGAAAGTGTGTCGAAAGATGCGAGGGGATGCACAAGGGGAATAGCAACGGGTATCAGACGCCTCTGACCATCTCCGTCATTCATCCGATGCCGGCCTGAGCCGCTGTGTCTATTTCCCAGCCGGCGAGGTTAGGCGGCCATGCTAGGCCTTCGTCTCGCGCCAAAGATCTAGCATGGCGCCTGTCGAGGGGTACAGTGCGAGCAGCGAGACGGCGAGATCGGGGAGCAGGCCATCGGGCACGCTCCAGTGCACCGTCAGCGGGGCCCAGGCCAGGTTCCGTGTGAAGTCGACGACCCACCCCGCGACCCAGGAagcatcctcggcggcgaggccgaagcTCGTCCTGCGCGAgcgctcgacgagcaggcgtcccagctcgaggccgacgtagGCAGCCCACGAGCGCACGCTGATGAGGGACCATCTATCGGCAGTCTTGGGAGAAATGGGGAGAACATTCTTGCTGCCGAGAAAGGCGAGGTTCTCGAACGCTTGGTAGGAGATGAGAGAGAGGATCTCGGCGTAGGCGACGATGGTATCGAAGCGTTCGTGGCTCGCGCATTGCGTCATCGCCGAATCCTTGGTGCTTTCCTTGGACGCTTTGCTGGCCGACGACTTGAGCAGCAGCTTCTTGGCGGCAAAGTACAAGCCCAGCAGCCCCCACAGCCTGCCAAAGGTGCGCGTCTCGGAGAtgagggccgaggcggccttCAGGTGGCCACCGACCCGAAGGGCGAGGGCCGCAAGCGgggacggcaccgtcgccgacgagagcacgatggtcgtcgccggcggtagcttgaaggcggcggcgacgagcctcCGGGCCGACCGCTGCAGCACTGGCCGGCTGAAGGTTTCGAGGACTGAACCGCCGGTGCGGCAGGCGTAGCAGAGGAACATGAGGACGACGTCAGTGCCCGCTCGCGTCTGCAGACAGCGAGAGAGGTGTGCGAGGAAGGCATCGGCCTTGGAGGGGACGCtggcgagcacgacgccCAAGGGCGCCtgcttcttcgtcggcggATGCGACGGGGGCGGTGCGGACGAGTCGATGGCGTCACCCGAGGGCAGCGTCGTGAGCGGCTTGTATTCGGCTTCGGGCTCGGGATCGGgttcgccttcgccttcgccttgaCGAGCCATGGTGCGGCTGCCTAGGTCAGGTTCGGTGGCGGTGGTTGATGGAAATGGACGAgaaagacgacgaggaagtgGAAGAGGTGGTCGAGAGTCCAAGGTCGAAGGTCGGAGCTCGGAGCTcggaggacgaagaggagaTCCGAGTGATCAAGGTCAAATATTGGCGCGACGCTGGCGAGATCAAATGCGGGAAAAGGCGGAGATGAATCGAAGATGGTTGATACAAGGCCGAGGAAAAGGGTTGTGGCTTGTATTGAAATCAAGCAATGACCGCGCTGGCCGTCGCGTGCTTCCCTGCTGCCCGAGAAGATTGGTGAAGGAGTAAAAAAAGGCTCTCGCTGCTTGAGGACCGACGGGATCAGGGAATTACGGCTGACAGCAGGCGACCTAGACAACGACCAACCGAGGAGTTGGTGGCcggcgcatgtacatgtacagtaattagcAGGTCCATGTTGTCGTCGTATTGCGCCTGTAATATTGCCGATGCCTCGGCATACAAGCACAGGGATCGCTCCACTCAGATCTCTAGTGTGGATACGAAGCAACCGATGCGGAATGACAGGAGAGCAATAAATGCATCGGTTCTCCATGAAAGCACTGCTCCATTCCAGTGAGGACTCGAGAGTCGAAACGTCGACGCGAAAAACTACCAAAAATTGACAACCTAACTGGAGGGAAGCCAGTCGACAGCGCAATGGTGGCCAtttggcctcgtcgccgggccAAGTTGTGGTGTGCTGGGAAGACGGAAGCCGGAAACTTGGATGCCACATACCTACACTGGACATGTCCACTGTAGGtggcacagcacagcactacGTCAGTGCCtcgcacacctacatgtaagtacatgtacaccatTTTCCTCACGACTAGCAGAGTCTCAGCAATAATAGCATCAAGGTATTGTTAGGTACCGGGTACGAATGCTCAGCGAATTATATCATCCATCCGCCgttactgtactctgtactgtgcttTGTACTGAAGCACTCTGTCCGTCGCGACCTGCAGTTACACAGACGCAGACGCAGACGCAGACGCAGGACAAATGCTCGGCAACGCAATTCTTTTACTTCGTTGGCTAATTATCATGTCTGCTCATTACACCTTGACATTGACCTCGGCAAAgctgacgacgaggtcgtcgacctTGTCCGTGTCGAGCCTGTCGGCAACGGCCTTAtcggcttcgccgtcggccttcTCCCTCTCCGAGGCGTACCACCGAGTGTTGCCTTTTCCGTCAATGATGCCCGCGCGGTCCCAGTGCGACCTCGCCCGGACGTAGGGGTCCAGGGTCCAGTAGTTGGTccgcagctcggcggcgacggccagccgggtgtcggcggcgccctggTCGTCGCGAATCCACTGGATGGTGGCCTCCTCGAACCG of the Drechmeria coniospora strain ARSEF 6962 chromosome 01, whole genome shotgun sequence genome contains:
- a CDS encoding ABC multidrug transporter — translated: MDDMRNSTDNDALGCDASFGPSASACHPPRFDFTLFFEQSILTIVPCVLLLLALIPRVVHLSRSRRKVLRHRTDAFKPVAYTCLIALQLTLLVLWPSHGGRTTSTSIIAASLVLVDGLALAVLSYLEHRRSIRPSSIILAYLVLSIAFDATQCRTLWLLAESSVAPVFTSALACKLLLFFLELAEKRYILLPPWKALSPETTSSIISKGFFWWLNSLLLRGFRATLSTDSIYDIDDALKSKGLLDKLLGARQRWEMSRRFHRYRLLLATCDSIRRPLATTALPRLCLIGFKFAQPFLIKSVVSHVDGVHVHDRFRKEAAYALVAATAFVFLGKAISHGFYQHQLFRTLTMIRGALVSLIFLQTLNLSVVSSDTQNVAALTHVGPDVMSISKAFESVHEIWANPIEIGLAIWLLSRELGPGCVGPAVAVITCTAAMTKLSKYMGPAMKVWNEAIQRRISATSNVMGFMREVKMLGMVPFWTTTIQSLRVAELQCSKRFRIFIAYLNVLGNAPSALAPLISFGVAIALAGKSSQQSLSISAAFTSLSIISLIAEPLAHLLASVPSFVSSFGSFDRIEAFLQQGQTALSTSLACQHDQHESSNDKDPILAANLELVPILNQQCDTFKVEKASFLLRQGCMPILKDLTFTIRPSTLTIVTGKVGSGKTMLLLALLGELQATGKVQLPKAGVAFCSQSTWLVHGTIKNNILGPMDEALDEEWYRTIIRACALEKDFEHLHDGDEFLVGSNGLTLSGGQRQRLSLARALYSRKRVVIADDIFSGLDPETRQHVWTHVFGPSGLLRRHGITVVLATHTLDFLKDADHIIILDHGKIAHQGSFDKLCASVPILQQQQGGGDLSSSVPIEEGSEKKTRSGRNLDEAVDDADDLSRRTGDSSLYMYYFQSIGWKLGLTALFWASTQAFLAQFSSIWVKWWTEANKSQSDVNTAMYYGVYATILCVWIGVIGIDCWYMFVVLIPRSAEWLHWKLLKTTMGAPMAFFHSTDSSLELLDRSQKPHYLLLSIQRWLTLVLDLLVTVAAVLLVVFSVLSGDSAAGNVAVAMYSVLGLSQSLANLLSSWTSLETSLGAISRLKEFVKCTRQEIEPSAAGQVEPTKSWPATGKLEWQNVEAFYSRTQGDDPVLRDISLKVQSGQKVAICGRTGSGKSSLLSTLFGLLDYSGTIMIDEIDISSISNQTLRSSLIVVPQQPVLFQGSLRSNLVSQPCSTQEAQLLSDAELIALLKRLEVWDAGFQNKFLDTDTADLSLSFGQKQLLCLARAILRKEQSKIVILDEAMSGVDQHTEELMVRALEREFAGHTIVSIVHRLHTIRSFDRLVVLDKGRIVDMGTPSELLTANAQLKRATVTST